The window TGCTGCTCGCCTTTGAGTTTCAACGTTCAATGGCTTCGGTTTCACTATTGAGTTATTCGGCCGCCTCGCGTTACTCTCACTCCTGACTCCGGTCGGACTCCTTGTGCTCCGATTCCGGTCACTCGACCCTTCTCGACGCGGACTCACCGTCGGTGAATATTCTCCGGAAGAAGTCATGTGTGAATTCCGGCGAACTCCGTACCTTGAAGCTGGCGAATCATTCCCCATTCTCGGACTCGCCGGTCTCATTACCGCTATCGGAGAACCTTCGGACGGGAAACTCCGATCGTACACCAAGTTCCGTTGCTCGAAAGGCCTGTTGGAATGGAGAAGGCCTTTGAGTTGCAGAGCCTCGAGGATTTGTTTGAGCGTTTCTAGATCCTTGGTAGGCTCATCAATTCCTCTCATTTTCAGCTTCCTTTCAATGTCTCCGCACACAGAAACCGTGGCCGCCTGCTTTGGCTCGGGAAACACATCAGCAGTGTCGAAAAAGCTTCTACGGTGTGGCGGTGCTTTCCACGGTGATGGAACCATCCCTCCTCTGCTCAATGCCTTGGGCTGTTGGGACATGGCATTCGCGTTATTACTTGGGAATGTTGAATACCAGTTTATGTTGTGATCCACTGGCCTTGCAGCCTTAGAATATGGACATTTATTTCCGATTGCCGCCGCATTCGCATTCTGTGAAACCGAATGCTGCTGTTGATTAGGCTGCTTTACTTGGAAGAAGTAGTTGTTGCTGTTACCATCAATACACCGATACTGAAATAGATCCCGGGAAACCCTCGACTCCGATGCCGATCTCCTTAGCTCGACCTTTTTGGCAGGCTCCGGGTCCGGGTTGGAATCCGGCAGTCGTTCCAGTCCCATGAGCCTCGCAATGACGCTGGGGGATCGTCGTTGTTTGTCATCGCCATCGCCGGCGGCATTGGCACTTGAGATGGCTGAGCTGGTTCGGATCTCTCTTGGATGAAGGCTTCCCTTGGCGTCTACGGTGGCTCTGCTGTCGAGCGAGAGCCTGGGAGCCTCTTTGCAGAACTTCCAGGATGACCTCGTCCCTTCCTTCAATTCAAATATGGGAAGAGGAATAGGCGATTTAGGCGGTAGAAGCTCCGGTGATCGGAGTTCCGGCACCGAAGCTATTTGGCTTTGCTCTGGTTTTGGCGTGGCCGGATGCTTTAAAGCTTGTGGTTTTGATAATTCTCTCGAGATAGCCGGTGATGATGCGGCGGAATTTTCCGACCCCTGATCAATAACCTGATTAATTCGGCgcatcaagaaaaaaaaaaatgatacagTTAGTCAGTCAGTCTGTCTGTCTGTATCGTGTACTGCTGCTAAAACGATGAATGCGAGACATAGGAAAAAGCAAAAACGAAGATGAGAGCAAAACCTTGGAGGGAGGGAGGCGCTTGGTGGAATAGGCTTTTTTGCCAGTGATTAGCTGATGGCGATCGAAGAGTTGGAAAAAACCAGCCATACACCCAATCTGTTTCTCAAACTGCTTCTCCAGATTCTGGTCTTGCACCATCCCCGCCATCATCGTGGATTCGATTTTTTGTCCTTTCTTTCCCCTTTTAACGATTACAATCCCCTCTCAAGTCTCAAGTCTGTCAGCTAAACCACCCAAGCGTACACTCTCTAACGGCTATGCTACTAATTGAGTTGAGACGCTTTAACATTTCTCTGGGGTGGCTCCAATAGCACCCGTCCCTGACATCTCTTTCACTCCATACGGTTTCTCTCTTCCCCCTCTCTGGACTCTGGGCGGTCTGGTATAGAGAGGGCTTGCTTTTATTTGCGACTCCCGCTTTCTGCTCTTTTAAAGGGTGGAAAGAGTAAGTGCGGAGAGGAGAGAGAAAGAGCGAGGGAGGGCGTTCGTTGGGTTGCGTTAGAGTAACCGTTCGTTCCTAAGTTCCTAAGCACATGGGGTTTTACTTGACCTGCCCTTTCAGCCAAATTGGTTCGACCAATTGGTCGCATTCGCGTATGACGTGGCAAATGTTAGCCCGCTTCTGCATTTAATGCATCTCCCCGCCCGTACACGACCCCCTTTTCGCAAATCTTAGGGGTGTTCAACTTGATTCGGGTGATCCGAACATATTtgagttgtgtttggattgcatttttcataattttttttgaaaaaattattgtagcgatttgatgtatgtgaggaaaaaaaatgatagggaaatgtgattaCGAAAAATGATATAATTTTCCGACGAAAAATCGCAATTCAAACAAGGCCTTGATGATTTGGGTGGATATTCGATCCGATGGATCATATGCGGATCCGTATACCATTCCTTGTGATCTGCGCGTATCCAAGATGTACATGGTACTTCTATATTTTTCAGGATTTTTTTTTGCGATAAGTTTTGATATGAAATGCACCAATTTATAATAATTTtatctcttgtcttttatttttatgtatatgttctctttcaaaatagattttcttttctttttcttttcatgtgattaaatttttaaaaatattttcatatAAATTGTAGATAACAAAATTGTAAATGAAGTATTAAATCTTATTGGTTTTGATTGGAGTATAAGAAAAGAACAGTGAAAGTTACATTAATTAATTTGGATTAAAATCTCATATGTTAGTATAACTGgccttttatttgttttcacgATTACAATCGAAATTTACATGCCATAAAATTGTATAATAACCATACTCGTGCATATGAAATTAAAAGCCtaattaaaaaatttacaaatatcAAAGCAAATTACGAAATGTGATTGTAGAGGCCTTTCAAGCTATTTCTACCGAGGAAATCATGTTGAACCAAGGAATTGTAGAAGTTAATCATGTGGAGGTTATTGTGAATATCAGATGATTAGGGAGATAAGCAGTGGCATCAAAAACTATTAATgaggctttttctttttgttttatatttttcacaACACTTAggcttagtttgggagtttaggatagaaaagaaaagaaaggaaagcttacGCTGTGAGAGAATATAAGAGATTGTTATGTTGTTTTGGAGTTTTGAGAATTAATGGAATGATTTTAGACATAAAAGTcattaaatatttgttcaaaACCTTTTAAAGGATAAAATaggcattttaaaaaaattatcaaacttTCTCCAAAGTTTCTTCCCATTTCCTTCCAATTTGTGAGGAAGCATTTTGATAACTATTAATCattcaattttctttcttttcttaccTACTTAAAACTAACAAATGAAGCAAAAAGtaaactttctcttcttttccttccttttctatCCAAATCCTCCACTCCCATACCAACCTTAGAGGGGAGGGAAGGGAAGGTTGAGCGTATTTTGTTTTGCTTTCGAGTTACGAGCGAAATAAAAGTTTGATTAATCTCTCAATGCACTAAACATTTATGCGAAGGAATATTTGTAAAATTGAGGAATTTGCTCCCAATACGTCACAAGGACCTGCAGGCGCAGGTTAACTGACGTCCGCGGATCAATGCCCTACGTGTCAGAGCTCCAATTTCCTTGAGTTGCGAAAGTTTGAACGGCGACCTTGATTTCCACCAGCGGTCAGTTAGACCCTCTCAAAATCTGCATCTTCTTCGTCTTCTTCACGAGGAAACCCATACGATAGACATCTGTCAGCTGAACTCTGTACCGGGAAGCCAGACGGTGATTAGAGGACGCGGGGCAcggacggttgcaggtgcaaccgtcCCTGCCAATTGTAGTCATTATCAACTGGCCGTAATTCTCTTTGTACatgatataattttttttttcacaaaatatattttcacaacagatagTGACGAACCCCACACATGGCGCGAAAAACGAGTTACATCTTGTTATCTCagccgcacaaatttttgaggGAAAATCTGGACCGTTAATCGTGCAGGACGGCTgcaaccgtccctgccccatTTCCGTGATTAGATAACTTCTGGTCATCATTATGGGATAAATGAGCATCCGGAATCTAAATAATTAAACTGCAAATTGGATGAAGTTGAAGCGTTTAAGTACTATTCTGGATCATAAGGTGAATCACAAGGATGGTGAGAGTTGGAgcatgcctttttcttttttgcgtGCGTGTATACCAGAAAGAGTTATTACTACTCAGAtaactcaaaaaattttttaaaaaaaaggaaaaaaattttcaaaagtgccaatttcagttttatgacCCAAAAGGACGCTTACCGTTGTCCCCTAACATTATtgcgtttggattagctattttttggggtaattttaaaaaattttactgtaccagagtttttatagtatattttgaaatatttaagagtagaagagtttttaaaatatattttagaatattttttaaacattaaaaaaaatttaaactatttttaGAGTACCTTTTAAAGTActttataaaaaatttaatagtatttgaaaaactgAGCAATCCAAACAGATTTCTACTGTTTTCGCGACTTAAATACTCATTGAATTGGTTAATTTTACCTTAAACTTGCGTAGCCAAGCCTTTTGGAAGGAGTTCGTCCTTCTTCGTatgattagttgtttttgaaaaattttactgtaacagtatatataaaaattttttcctataaatttttttaaaaatattaatatattatatgaatgagatgttttttgagttatttttatttgtgtacTACTGTAGtattgtattttaaaaacttatttttgaaaaaattgccaATCCAAACGGTAAATAGAGAAGACTGGGAAGAGTAATTGAGGTAAATTATGTGATGCTAATGCCAGTGACAAATTACGAGGCACATAAGTTGGGATGGTTTAATTTACCTTACGAACGTGATGGAAATCTCCAATCTTGGCTGCGGCTCTGCGCCACCGCCATTTTTGTTACTGTAAAACGACTTTAACCATCCAACCACATAGTATTATGTTTTCTagtcctaaaaaggaaaagaaataaaatcaatttaataatctaaaatgattcatttcatctagaggtggcaaaatggacgggatgggcgggatttgcttgggtttgagatggaaccgagtcatatgggtttgggtCCAACCatacccatatgtgttttgggactaatttgGGCGGGATcattttgggatgggtttagattgatcccgcccaatacccaaatccattttctacatattttttttcctttaattcatttttttaatataattttaatattttttatttattaaatttcttttagttttattaaataaacatgcaagtgctttatactcaagattcccaccaaaaattagattaacaaataaaggaaaagatagatatacagccatattccaacatagatcaagatggccaaggtccttaggatgttgaatatttatcctcatcattgtccaaggatgacaggtctaaactaactgaaatgctggaaattcttgtggataatgactagtaagactactagattatattcgctAGTATGAcgataaaaattgttaaagataatttttgaatctaaaactccgtttggattgactattttttcaaaaaataagtttttcaaatacaatgttacagtaatatataataactcaagaaacatcccatccacattagtatatcaaatatttcaaaaaaattttatagtaaaaatttttcatatacactgctacaataaaatatttcaaaaacaccctccaaaaacagctaatccaaacagagcccttgccatttgagcccaatgggtacccaagtatttcccatcctttcccattcattaatgggtatagttgggatgtgtcccaacttaaacccaataccaaattataatacccatcccgcccaaagttcctttgggcatgggtaacccattgggacttgggacaaattgccagctCTAATTTCATCCATGGATGAAGTTGCTGCAACTTACTATTCATTGAGGGAAGAAAAAACGAGTTAGTCGTTTGTGTTTCAAAATCAAGGACAACAATCTTTTGTTATTATGGGTTTTCTTTACCCCcgatcttcttcttctccttctgcATGGTGCGAAAGTAACTTCTAAACGTAAGCAATCAATTACGTAAGaatattttgcatgggaagtaATACTTTGCTTGTTGATTGACTGGGCACACCATGCATGAATGGTCAAATAAGCAGATTGAACCTTGGTCTCAACATCTCTTGCTAATCCAAGAACTTTCTAAATAAAGAAGGTAACCAACCGTCTGGGGATTTTTATGATGTTCAGCAACTTGGTAGTTAGCTGGACCAGTCAAGGTCCCCGTGGGCTTCGTTCATTTATTGAGAGAGTTCTGTGTATGCATTTTTGCAGCAACGTGTGTCGTTCACACAGAAGGAGTACTAgtcaataaaattgaaaacacgATCTATTCGCAGCCACTTGCATTGGCTtcacaccattttttttttttaaattgttttcCAGTGACAAATATGGTACTATTATTAAATATTAATGGGCCTACTAGAATAAATAAATTCCTCTTCTCGTGCTCtctatttcttaaatctcactcATCTTCTTCTGctggagttaaaaaaaaaaaaatagcgaTCAAGATGAATTTCGAATAATGTCAGGTTAATGGAGTTGAAATGTATACTTTTATGGATCTTAACAAGAGAAATTAATTAACCAAGCGTTGAAGAGTCTATTTGAATTTTGGAATGAAAAGAAggcgaaataaaataaaataaaaggaaaataatgGTAAACACGTAAATAAACTTGGAGCGGTGAAAACTCTAAATTTATCTGCTCAACACTCACCAATAATTGAGTGTGAATCGTCAATTAGTTCTAAATCAGTCTACGTAGGATGATCCGAATCAACCGACTTAGTCAATCTTGATTGGTTAATGaggaaataaagtgaaaatCGTCCTATATTTGCAAAACTACAGATGTATACGTTCCCTGCAGGAACATCAGTAACTTTCTTCATACATACACGCAGGGTTCTTTGATGCACATCTGCCTCGCTTATGTATGCCATTAATAACACTTAGGCGCTGTCCATGGAAACTTGCAACCACTAATCAAGCCATCCCATTCccaccagagagagagagagagaggggggggggggtgggttCCGGCCACCAAAATATTTGTAGTTGTAGTATTTCAGGAGTACTCTGCGCTGAGGctgctctttctttctttgtgaTGACTGGAATGAGGACAAAAGAAAGAACTACTCCGTTGCTTTCCGGTTTCCCCATTTGGGTCTATTTAGCACCTATTAATGCCTCTTAAATTCTACCTATTTTTGCTTTTTAAATCTGCAAAAGCAACATCCGCCCTTTCCTGTGATGTGCCCCTCCTATCTTTTAGTCTAATTAATTCCCGCTGTTATTCTGCTACTAGTTTAGTGTAGCTCCCTCCAAAAAGTGCTTTgattatttttctttgtcatacAAAGCAGAGCAGTAATAAACATCACCGCCAAGTACATCTACCAAAAATACATCACAGTGCCACCTCAAAATGTTTCCTTACAAAAGGGTCTTACGATATAATCCACTGGTGTAGGATACCCTAGGCCTCCTTAGGTCCGCCCCTCTCTTAATGTAGGGCCTCCTTAGATTCGCTCCTCTCTTAATGTaggatagattaggttatacaaTAGTTTTCATCTctggaaaaaaatatattcctttagttttttttttttttttttgacaaacgaGAAGGTCTATCTTACTCCTGTACTATAGGCTTTCGTTCCCCATTTTAGCTCCAAGATAAGAATCCAGGTGTATTTCTTCCTCTAAATCTCTcctccaccccccccccccccccaaaaaaaaaaccaaatctACAAATCAGTTCTGAAGCCAAtcattaatttatttagtttatcAGGCATATATTTATATGTGCGGGCGCGCGGGGGCAACTTCAATTCCCACGATCGACCAAACTTAAGATCACTAGTGTTTGGACAGGAGATTATTTGCCTAAATATATTTacttacatcaccattacaattttcaatacacctttttatcttctcaattacttttttatctcacatacatcacagcACAAAAAATgatacagtaaaaatatctcaaataatttacaatccaaacagaggtTCTAGTGTGTTTGACGCAGATGTGCGAGTGTGGTTGTCTTTCAATGTCTTATCTTGCTCGTTCTAAAATTTTTGGGGAGCaaggaagaggaaagaaaagaagagatcaAAGGATAAGGGGATCAAGAAAAAGATACGATTTACCAGAGAAAAATGTTGGAGAGTGGATTCTTGACATTAATACTCAAATTGTGGACTGGAGGGAGAAGACCAAGAGATAAAAGACAGCAGAtcatttcaatatatatatatacacacacacagcAGACTActaaagtgataaaaaaattaaaaataggagCAGGACACATCATTAGTCCACATGTATGCATTACACGTTGGAGATGATATGTTGCTGGACGAAATACCGGTGACACACATATCATTTCTCTACAAAGCCATGCCTACATTTTCTACCCTTTTGATCactctttttcctttaatttcccCTAAAACAGTCTACTTTCAAGGATTGGACTGGATCATAATAACCCAGGAAGGAAAATGTCGAACTACATCATAATACTAACTTGCAATTTTCACTTTGCGCCATACGACAATCTCATGGAAGGATGCAAAAGAATGAAGTATAAAAGCCACAAGACAAGCAAATTCTGCTGTTTGGATCTCTGTTGAAACTTGAAACAATGACATGCTTGGGTTTTCCTATCTCCGTGCACTGCTGTTTCATAAGGTTATCCACTCCTCCGTAATAACCCCTCTGTCCCAAGTGGATGTAGATCGTGAGGTGGATAAATAGCGGATtaacaccccaaaaaaaaaaaaaaaactttgatttcaatTTGAAGTACAAATTCTTGTTGTAATCCAAACTGTGTAACCAAAGTGATACACGTCTACCAAAAAGCCAACGAGACCATAATCTAGTGGTGAAAAATACGCAAGTTTGAAGCTGTATAAGAAGTTCAACTATCAAATCTCTGCGAGGGAAggaccaaaattttaatttaaggGGAACAACCAAACACATGATACAATATATCTTACTATATATAAAGGTAGAAGAAAATGTATGATATAAACTTTGAGTAAATCTCATACGCACTGTatgtgtatatactatcacagTTGAATGGATGATACATGaacaaaattttgatttcaaattcaaattttgcacatgTGTTATATATCTAACTATGATTgtatatatactgacagtatatacaagATTGATCCCTAAAATTTTTCgttactttttcattttttcttatttaccGTCGCAATAAAAAGCTAAATAATAGAAATATCCAATAACCGCCTATAACTtctaatttttaacaaaaaaaaagggttatatTTGTATTTACAAATCATGATATATGTAGTTGCTATTTTCTATATAATCAGGAAGATGTGTCATTACTCTTAAAATATGAGTTTTCACTAACTagtataccttttttttttttttttgggaagaaaCTAACTAGTTGTATGCATTCAATGAGTGCGAATCACCaatcttcatcttcttctgTAAAAGAAAAATAGACTGCAAACTCCAACAGGTGAAAATGGTGGGGCACTCAGCCGGTGCACTGCACTCTTTACACATTCCCTATCTTTACGTCCTGAAATCCTCACTGGGTTTCACATTCCCCTGCTTCTTCTCAACCTATCATCAAAGTATAAAAGGACGGAGACAGAGCACTCAACCAGTACTGCATTATTATACTATGCACAAGTGAGACAGATGCTCATGAAAATGggctatttttaatttttcttttagccattaaaaaaaaaaatttgcgtGCCGTGTCTGTCTAATACAATGTAAGGTAATTGTTGTTTCCTAATAACTTTGCAGCGGGTCCAATTTGTTTATACACATCCAGAGGAGAGAAAAGGAGCAAGCAAGCAGAGGCCACTGTGCTAATTGCTAGGTCAGTAGAGTAAATGCGGGCAATGTGCTCCCCGATTCGATACAATGCATCATCGCATATGCTGAGAGAATCCTTCTCCTTGATTACTATATGTTATGTTAATCGCTGATTGGGCAGATTCTGGATTTGGGAATGCTGAATCAATGATGAAGAGATGGGGATTCTGATTCCTATTCCTATTCCTATTCCTCCCCCCTCGCGGGTTTCAGTAGTTGGACCACTTTGAAGATCTGCCACCCCCCCCCCACCTTCTTTTTCTCTCGGACTATGAGATTCCTCACCAGCTTATATATACTACAGTACTATTGCTGGCTAGTTTTGGAGTACTTGTTTGTTAGTATATAACATCAACCAGACAGTTTTTCTTTATCATGTGTAATTCCCAAAACTGTTTACCAGCGAAACAGATGTCAGATGCACAGTTTAGATATtattctcttcttctttctaTATATTTTAATCATCCGCCAAAAGAAGCATAGTCACGGGCCAATCGAGTTGACTTGCTCTCAACTCGTTGAGGCAAGAAACGGGCATGTAAAAATGTAGTagctcttttctttcttttaaatgtaaaaaaaaaaaaaaaaagttcattacttcatttgatgatgTTGATGAAGAAGGCTGACATATTGTGGCTTAAAGGAAAAAGCATAATGACAGCAGACCACCACCATGTTCAATGCTTGCGGGGATAGTAGCAGTAAACAAGGGAAAAAACAACACCACGCCCCCCAACGGGTctaaatcatccatcatacagACACGAATCAAGAAGTGATCTCCACATCTAATGTCAGCCAATTAATGGACGGTAAAAAGGTGTCAAGACCCGAGCAAGAGAGTCAGAAACACACAAATATGAAATATCTAATCTAAAAGGTAGAATCAGATGAGCATTACCTAACATGCACATGACATCTTTTTATCCTAAAGAACAAGGTAGAATGAATCCACCATCTCATCTGTATATGGCTAGCTGCACATGACTTGAGCGTCTGCAATTTAACATGGGGATGGGGGCGGGAGGGTTGCCTTTATGCTACATCTTGCTCTTCTAATTATCACGTGAATCCTCATTTTACCCTATGCCCTTTCGCCTTCATTATCACTCATATGTGATCGATCTTTAACAAGGTTGGTATCAGAGATCTCTTAAACAAAATTAACCCCAATTTTCTCCTATAGCTGGGCATCATCATTATAACTAAGATGGACTATGGGGGTATGGAGTGGCGAGGAGGCGGGAGGACGACCGGAGAATGGAAAACTAAATGCATTATACTACTGGTATCCGGGTACATTCTCCTAGGAGAAGTGATTAGTGATATTTTATGGTACTGAAAGAGGACAAAAGTGAAAGGGATGCGGTAACAAAAGAGATGCTCAACGGTCTTTAATTTAGGCTTTGATGGTAAAATAtgataagagagagagagagagtttctttCTACTCCTCACTAGTCCCTCTTTAAAAACGTACCGGCAttatagtactttttttttggcaggGTTTTGCTTTCCACTTTTGCTTGGGAAGAGCATCCAAGCTGCCAAAAGGCAATGGGCTCGCTCTCATTGCTGCATGCTCCCTTCACATGTccttcacacacacacacacagaccCATGCCATACAAATATACAATACATTACAGTAAGAAGAAATGATCAGATGATCAGAAACGTTCCTCGCATGGTACCCAAGGCCAACACTGAATAGTAAATTGCCGCTGAGCTGATTCTTTGACCAAACACATCTAATCTAATGATGCAAATGTCACTTAATTGCAAGGTATTTTCGAGTTAATTAATAAGATTCATTTAGGTGAGTTGAGAGGGTCAGGTTTCGATGCGGTTGAATGCAACTCGACAAACTAAGGTTGCAGTTTTACCGctac is drawn from Coffea arabica cultivar ET-39 chromosome 1c, Coffea Arabica ET-39 HiFi, whole genome shotgun sequence and contains these coding sequences:
- the LOC113732970 gene encoding protein LONGIFOLIA 1-like, which translates into the protein MMAGMVQDQNLEKQFEKQIGCMAGFFQLFDRHQLITGKKAYSTKRLPPSKVIDQGSENSAASSPAISRELSKPQALKHPATPKPEQSQIASVPELRSPELLPPKSPIPLPIFELKEGTRSSWKFCKEAPRLSLDSRATVDAKGSLHPREIRTSSAISSANAAGDGDDKQRRSPSVIARLMGLERLPDSNPDPEPAKKVELRRSASESRVSRDLFQYRCIDGNSNNYFFQVKQPNQQQHSVSQNANAAAIGNKCPYSKAARPVDHNINWYSTFPSNNANAMSQQPKALSRGGMVPSPWKAPPHRRSFFDTADVFPEPKQAATVSVCGDIERKLKMRGIDEPTKDLETLKQILEALQLKGLLHSNRPFEQRNLVYDRSFPSEGSPIAVMRPASPRMGNDSPASRYGVRRNSHMTSSGEYSPTVSPRREGSSDRNRSTRSPTGVRSESNARRPNNSIVKPKPLNVETQRRAAVANESTEKRRVCGVEAPKVSSRRNGCSPDHQAVVMNRLPRNRRSTGEMYHKEKITTVVTEDESCSISESTFSTSSQTDTERWKVEEYRGGKSLLERCDKLLHSIAEMNAADMQPSPVSVLDSSSLLFYKDESSSSSPSPVMKRSIDFKEDQSSEVDEETWGSVLFPVESKLEAAPEDYNDFVYISQVLLASHCLPEDSDIFLLLEEQQYLEGKDISKVSRLQRRLIFDVVAEILERNGHLPPWKAFSWSDSRTVKSSVRKVWSEFRRIRERDTAEEDLFDIIRGALEKDLAGDAINGWGECPVELSEAVLDIERLIFKDLIGETIRDLAAFGCKSITPRRKLVF